A window from Oryzomonas sagensis encodes these proteins:
- a CDS encoding SDR family NAD(P)-dependent oxidoreductase encodes MNDTVLITGVSSGVGLSLTEYLSRKYHVLAVARQGQAIQDAFRHNRNVTTYCIDLAKPEELESGLGHILENHPYIPYVINNAGVNRGGTFDSLDMDDVMRSFRVNCFAPLYILKKTIPAMKAHNFGRVINVTSGAPLNCFPGYGAYSSSKGALNAFTVTAAKECNDYNIKINLMSPGPVRSNMAPDAPMPPSVCHPTVDYLLSLDENGPSGRFFWLGYEIPLFPELEGISWLEGKADERYRRVL; translated from the coding sequence ATGAACGATACGGTTCTCATCACCGGCGTCAGCAGCGGCGTCGGCCTGTCGCTGACGGAATACCTTTCGCGGAAATACCATGTGCTGGCTGTTGCCAGGCAGGGACAGGCCATTCAGGACGCCTTCCGGCACAACCGGAATGTAACGACCTATTGCATTGACCTGGCGAAGCCGGAGGAGTTGGAAAGCGGCCTTGGGCATATCCTGGAGAACCATCCGTACATACCGTATGTCATCAATAACGCCGGGGTGAATAGAGGCGGAACGTTCGACTCCCTGGACATGGATGATGTCATGCGTTCCTTTCGGGTTAACTGTTTTGCCCCCTTGTATATCCTGAAGAAGACCATTCCGGCAATGAAGGCCCATAACTTCGGCAGGGTGATCAACGTGACCTCCGGTGCGCCTTTGAACTGTTTCCCGGGATACGGCGCGTATAGCTCGTCAAAAGGCGCATTGAACGCTTTCACGGTGACGGCGGCAAAGGAGTGCAACGATTACAATATCAAGATCAACCTGATGAGCCCAGGGCCGGTTCGCAGCAACATGGCGCCTGACGCCCCCATGCCCCCTTCCGTCTGCCACCCGACGGTTGACTACCTGTTGTCACTGGATGAAAACGGCCCCTCCGGCCGCTTTTTCTGGCTGGGATACGAGATTCCCCTTTTCCCGGAACTGGAGGGAATCAGCTGGCTGGAGGGAAAGGCCGATGAACGCTACAGGAGGGTTCTGTGA
- the neuB gene encoding N-acetylneuraminate synthase: MMREQRTYIIAEAGVNHNGSPEIAKELVDAARLCGADAVKFQTFKAENLVTRSAAKADYQKRDATGGASQFEMLKRLELKDGDFRELFDHCRRRGIEFMSSPFDEESADLLDSLGMSTFKVPSGEITNHPLLEHIARKGKPVILSTGMSTLGEVEEALGIFQACGNPCVTLLHCVTEYPAPYGEINLNAMLTLREAFKAAVGYSDHTPGIEIPLAAVSLGARVIEKHFTLDNAMEGPDHKASLNPADFMRMVQAIRNVEQAMGDGIKRPAPCELKNIDIARKSVVAAETIAEGEIISIDKLTVKRPGHGVQPKDMEKLVGLRVNKTIAKDDVLQWHYLA; the protein is encoded by the coding sequence ATGATGCGTGAACAGAGGACCTATATCATTGCCGAGGCGGGCGTGAATCACAACGGTTCGCCGGAAATCGCCAAAGAGCTTGTGGATGCCGCGAGGCTGTGCGGTGCCGATGCCGTCAAGTTCCAGACCTTCAAGGCCGAGAACCTGGTTACCAGGAGCGCGGCAAAGGCGGACTACCAGAAGCGCGACGCAACGGGAGGGGCTTCCCAGTTCGAGATGCTGAAGAGGCTCGAACTCAAAGATGGGGATTTCAGGGAGCTCTTCGACCACTGCCGCCGGCGCGGCATCGAGTTCATGTCGAGCCCCTTCGATGAGGAGAGCGCGGACCTCTTGGATTCGCTCGGCATGTCCACCTTCAAGGTCCCGTCGGGTGAGATCACCAACCATCCTTTGCTGGAACATATCGCGCGAAAGGGGAAGCCGGTGATCCTGTCCACCGGTATGTCCACCCTGGGCGAGGTCGAAGAGGCCCTCGGGATATTCCAGGCGTGCGGAAACCCTTGCGTCACCCTGCTCCATTGCGTCACCGAGTACCCCGCACCCTATGGGGAGATCAACCTGAACGCCATGCTCACCCTGCGGGAGGCCTTCAAGGCGGCGGTGGGCTACTCGGACCATACCCCGGGCATCGAGATCCCCCTGGCGGCGGTTTCACTCGGTGCCAGGGTTATCGAGAAACATTTTACCCTGGACAATGCCATGGAAGGGCCTGACCACAAGGCGTCGCTCAATCCGGCGGATTTCATGCGCATGGTTCAGGCGATCAGGAACGTCGAGCAGGCCATGGGTGACGGCATCAAGAGACCGGCCCCCTGCGAGTTGAAGAATATCGATATTGCCCGAAAGAGCGTTGTGGCTGCGGAAACGATTGCGGAGGGCGAGATCATCTCTATCGATAAGCTGACGGTCAAAAGGCCGGGGCACGGTGTGCAGCCGAAAGACATGGAGAAGCTGGTCGGGTTGAGGGTCAACAAGACGATTGCAAAGGATGACGTGCTGCAATGGCATTACTTGGCGTAA
- a CDS encoding ABC transporter ATP-binding protein has product MLVTIRKMFDLLSKREKIQLYVQFVALVSMAFVEMAGIASILPFMAVVANPGVIRTNRWLKHAYDFFQFSSLQSFLFFLGIVVLGLMVFSNLFKALTTWLTLRYDNRLNYNLARRLLAAYLSRPYEFFLNRNTAEMGKNVLSEARTVIAGILSPGMQLLSSSLLCIFIMAFLMVVDPFVAVAIIVVLGGSYGAIYLVVRRRLVRIGREQVEANTMKFKAASEALSGIKDLKILGRERVFLDRFAAHALRHARRNATVGVISQLPRYALETIAFGGILLIVIYSLESEKDVGKIVPLLSIYAFAGYRLMPALQQIFASISAVRVSLPTLEILHQDMCESPLSADPDVAVVDAQSLKPLPFTQKLVLEGVSFRYAGAQEPAVKEISLTISPNTSIGLVGATGSGKTTTVDIILGLLSPTQGQLLVDGSEVSGDTVANWQRNLGYVPQHIYLCDDTITRNIAFGVPEEDVDMEAVIRAARIANLNEFIEQELPNGFETVIGERGVRLSGGQRQRIGIARALYRNPVVLIMDEATSALDGITEEAVMDALRTLSGEKTIIMIAHRLTTVKDCDIIYHMEHGHIVNQGSYDELLGSSAWFQAAARTGT; this is encoded by the coding sequence ATGCTCGTAACCATCAGAAAAATGTTTGATCTGCTTTCCAAAAGAGAAAAGATCCAACTCTATGTTCAGTTCGTTGCCCTGGTCAGTATGGCCTTCGTCGAGATGGCCGGCATCGCCTCGATCCTTCCCTTCATGGCGGTTGTTGCAAATCCGGGTGTGATCCGGACCAACCGGTGGCTGAAACATGCCTATGATTTCTTCCAATTCAGCAGCCTGCAGAGCTTTCTGTTCTTTCTGGGAATCGTGGTGCTTGGCCTCATGGTCTTCAGCAACCTGTTCAAGGCCCTGACCACCTGGCTGACGCTCCGGTACGACAACAGGCTCAATTACAACCTGGCGCGCCGACTTCTCGCGGCGTACCTGTCACGGCCCTATGAGTTTTTCCTCAACAGAAACACCGCCGAGATGGGCAAGAATGTGCTCTCCGAGGCCCGGACCGTTATCGCCGGGATTCTCAGCCCCGGCATGCAGCTCCTGTCAAGCTCATTGCTCTGCATCTTTATCATGGCTTTTCTGATGGTCGTCGATCCCTTCGTTGCCGTTGCCATTATCGTCGTTCTCGGCGGGTCCTATGGCGCGATCTACCTTGTGGTACGCCGCCGCCTGGTCCGCATCGGCCGGGAACAGGTTGAAGCCAACACCATGAAGTTCAAGGCGGCCAGCGAGGCACTGAGCGGCATCAAGGACCTGAAGATCCTGGGAAGGGAGCGGGTCTTCCTGGACAGGTTCGCGGCCCATGCCCTGCGTCATGCGCGGCGGAATGCCACGGTCGGCGTTATCTCCCAGCTTCCGCGGTATGCCCTGGAAACCATCGCTTTCGGCGGCATTCTGCTGATCGTCATCTATTCCCTGGAATCCGAGAAAGATGTGGGCAAGATAGTCCCGCTCCTCTCCATCTATGCTTTTGCCGGATACCGGCTGATGCCGGCCCTGCAGCAGATCTTTGCCAGCATTTCGGCGGTGCGCGTAAGCCTGCCCACCCTGGAAATCCTGCATCAGGATATGTGCGAAAGTCCGCTGTCAGCCGATCCGGATGTCGCCGTTGTCGATGCTCAGAGCCTGAAGCCCCTGCCGTTCACACAAAAACTCGTGCTCGAGGGCGTATCCTTTCGTTATGCCGGAGCTCAAGAACCTGCCGTCAAAGAAATCAGCCTGACGATCTCCCCCAACACCTCCATCGGACTGGTCGGCGCCACGGGCTCCGGCAAGACAACCACCGTGGATATCATCCTCGGCCTGCTGAGCCCGACCCAGGGTCAATTGCTGGTGGACGGCAGCGAGGTCAGCGGCGACACTGTCGCCAACTGGCAACGCAACCTGGGCTACGTGCCTCAGCACATCTACCTTTGCGACGACACCATCACCCGCAATATCGCCTTTGGTGTCCCAGAGGAGGACGTCGACATGGAGGCCGTGATTCGTGCCGCCCGTATTGCCAACCTGAACGAGTTTATCGAGCAAGAGCTGCCCAACGGCTTCGAGACGGTCATCGGGGAGCGGGGAGTGCGCCTGAGCGGCGGCCAGCGCCAGCGTATCGGCATTGCCCGTGCCCTGTATCGCAACCCTGTCGTGTTGATCATGGACGAGGCCACCAGCGCCCTGGACGGTATTACCGAGGAGGCGGTGATGGATGCCCTTCGTACCCTTTCGGGAGAAAAAACCATCATCATGATCGCCCACCGTCTGACCACGGTAAAGGATTGTGATATCATCTATCACATGGAGCATGGTCATATTGTCAACCAGGGGTCTTACGACGAACTGCTGGGGTCATCGGCGTGGTTTCAGGCTGCGGCGCGAACGGGGACCTGA
- a CDS encoding cytidylyltransferase domain-containing protein produces MIQGKRVLAVIPARGGSKSIPRKNITPLAGKPLLCWTVEVAQQVGEIDRIIVSTDDDEIGRVAGESGAEVYSRPSRLAADDALVIDTLRYLIEALRNEGESADIVMLLEPTSPLRSADDIRQCLALLQDSAIDSVATFKEAELNPCRAWRIENGQPDVFIPGVNPWLPRQKLPRAYQLNGAVYAFRADGLTADVPSILFGNSAAVVMPAERSVDIDGWNDVFLAEAILAGRGVQ; encoded by the coding sequence ATGATACAGGGGAAGAGGGTACTGGCGGTCATACCCGCCCGGGGCGGCAGCAAGTCGATACCGCGGAAAAATATAACGCCGCTGGCGGGAAAGCCTTTGCTGTGCTGGACCGTTGAGGTTGCGCAGCAGGTGGGCGAAATCGACAGGATTATCGTGTCCACCGACGACGACGAGATCGGCCGGGTCGCCGGAGAGAGCGGGGCCGAAGTCTACTCCCGGCCCTCCCGGCTTGCCGCGGACGACGCCCTGGTTATCGACACCTTGCGGTATCTCATCGAAGCTTTGCGAAACGAGGGCGAGAGCGCCGACATCGTCATGCTGCTGGAACCCACCTCACCCTTGCGGAGCGCCGACGATATACGGCAGTGCCTCGCATTGTTGCAAGACAGCGCCATCGACTCTGTCGCAACCTTCAAGGAGGCCGAATTGAACCCGTGTCGGGCATGGAGGATCGAGAACGGCCAACCGGATGTGTTCATCCCCGGCGTCAACCCGTGGCTGCCCCGGCAAAAGCTCCCCAGGGCCTACCAGTTGAACGGCGCCGTGTATGCGTTCCGGGCCGACGGACTGACGGCGGATGTCCCCAGCATCCTCTTCGGCAACTCGGCGGCGGTCGTTATGCCGGCGGAGAGGTCGGTTGATATCGACGGCTGGAATGATGTCTTTCTTGCGGAAGCCATCCTTGCGGGGAGGGGCGTGCAATGA
- a CDS encoding DUF4910 domain-containing protein, whose protein sequence is MMEILHDLTPLNRVICSSDYDRTIEYLRKILPFRVIEYHADEEYNGWVIPPKWDVKEAKILKDGQVIYDGKWHALAVISLSQRFHGKVGLQELKRHLHYDHRYDDSITFHFRQLFRSWQREWGFCVPKTFYDGLQEGEYEVVIETEESQGSLKMLEFTHRGELGETFTFCANLDHPGVANDGLAGVVAGIELFRRLAGKNTKFTYKLVLAQGIMGTEYYLGKQDKNERGRILECACLWMLGSQTGLALQESRGADSNLEQAMAAVMGGQGIPYRRGAFESIIINDEYIWEAYGIPSCSLSRMPYPEYHSSRDNCSLMSEACLEEAVGVLEKTVELLEASSLVYKTFEGNICLSNPRYDLYIDLGQVAFGDAPSDERRKMRLLMDLIPTLQRPVTTKSLADRVGLEEACVSDYLSRWAAKGLLEIR, encoded by the coding sequence ATGATGGAGATATTGCACGACCTGACCCCCCTGAACAGGGTCATCTGTTCAAGCGATTATGACAGGACAATCGAATACCTGCGGAAAATCCTGCCGTTCAGGGTTATTGAATACCATGCTGACGAGGAATACAACGGCTGGGTCATACCCCCCAAATGGGACGTCAAGGAAGCAAAGATTCTCAAGGATGGCCAGGTCATCTATGACGGAAAGTGGCATGCCCTGGCCGTCATCTCCTTGTCGCAAAGGTTTCATGGGAAGGTCGGCCTTCAGGAACTGAAACGGCATCTTCACTACGATCACCGGTATGACGATTCGATTACGTTCCACTTCAGGCAACTCTTCAGGAGCTGGCAGAGGGAGTGGGGTTTCTGTGTCCCCAAAACCTTCTATGACGGACTTCAGGAAGGCGAATACGAAGTCGTTATTGAAACGGAGGAGTCGCAAGGATCTCTGAAGATGCTGGAATTCACCCACAGGGGGGAACTTGGCGAAACCTTTACCTTCTGCGCAAACCTTGACCACCCCGGGGTCGCCAATGACGGCTTGGCCGGCGTTGTTGCCGGGATAGAGCTTTTCCGGCGCCTTGCCGGAAAGAACACCAAGTTTACCTATAAACTGGTTCTCGCCCAAGGGATCATGGGTACGGAATATTATCTCGGCAAGCAGGATAAGAACGAGCGCGGAAGGATTCTGGAATGTGCCTGTCTGTGGATGCTCGGTTCGCAAACGGGGCTTGCCCTCCAGGAATCGCGGGGCGCCGACTCGAACCTCGAACAGGCGATGGCCGCGGTCATGGGGGGGCAGGGGATACCGTACCGCCGTGGGGCTTTTGAGAGCATTATCATCAATGACGAGTATATCTGGGAGGCCTACGGCATCCCGTCCTGCTCCCTGTCGCGCATGCCGTACCCCGAGTACCATTCTTCACGGGACAACTGTTCCCTCATGAGCGAGGCATGTCTCGAGGAGGCGGTCGGCGTGCTGGAAAAAACGGTGGAACTCTTGGAGGCATCGTCACTTGTGTATAAGACGTTTGAGGGGAATATCTGTCTTTCCAACCCTCGCTACGATCTCTACATTGATCTCGGCCAAGTGGCGTTTGGTGATGCTCCAAGCGATGAGAGGAGGAAGATGAGGCTGCTCATGGACCTGATACCAACGTTGCAGCGGCCGGTTACGACAAAGAGTTTGGCCGATAGGGTCGGCCTGGAGGAAGCCTGTGTCTCGGACTATCTGTCCCGCTGGGCCGCAAAAGGGCTCTTGGAAATCAGGTGA
- the neuC gene encoding UDP-N-acetylglucosamine 2-epimerase, with protein MALLGVKKRKICVVTTSRADYGLLCWLMKEIEDDPDLSLSVIATGMHLAAAFGMTADVIEKDGFRIDKRIEMLLSSDSESGIVKSMGVAMISFADALKEIGPDIVVLLGDRFEIVPIALAAVVFRIPLAHIHGGETSQGAIDEVFRHSLTKMASIHFPATETYRTRILQMGENPDVTFNFGAPGLDALYRLPLLNRNELETALRFKLEGIVAIVTYHPVTTEQGTAREQIDNLLAAIEASGIKAVFTKANADTGGSVINARVEEFCRANPHRFKLFDSLGQLKYLSCLKNLDLMLGNSSSGLIEAPSFGLPVVNIGERQRGRMRAANVIDADTSTESIGEGIGRALSHDFRAGLETMGNPYDRFRDGKTSLRIKEKLKTIELSEDLIRKEFRDLA; from the coding sequence ATGGCATTACTTGGCGTAAAAAAACGCAAAATCTGCGTCGTCACCACGTCACGGGCCGATTACGGGCTGCTCTGCTGGCTCATGAAGGAGATCGAGGATGATCCCGATCTGTCGTTGAGCGTCATTGCTACGGGCATGCATCTTGCGGCCGCATTCGGCATGACCGCCGATGTCATCGAGAAGGACGGATTTCGCATCGACAAGCGGATCGAGATGTTGCTCTCCTCCGACAGTGAGAGTGGGATCGTCAAATCCATGGGAGTGGCGATGATCTCCTTTGCCGATGCCTTGAAGGAGATCGGGCCGGATATCGTTGTGCTTCTGGGGGACCGGTTCGAGATCGTCCCGATTGCCCTTGCGGCAGTGGTGTTCCGCATCCCGCTGGCCCACATCCATGGCGGTGAAACCAGCCAGGGGGCCATTGACGAGGTGTTCAGGCATTCCCTGACCAAGATGGCGAGTATCCATTTTCCGGCAACTGAAACCTACCGCACACGGATTCTGCAGATGGGGGAAAACCCCGATGTCACCTTCAATTTTGGCGCGCCGGGGCTTGACGCCCTGTACCGGCTGCCCCTGTTGAACCGCAATGAGTTGGAAACTGCGCTCCGGTTCAAGCTGGAAGGGATCGTTGCCATTGTCACCTATCATCCGGTTACCACCGAGCAGGGCACGGCTCGGGAACAGATCGACAATCTGCTCGCAGCGATCGAAGCCTCGGGCATCAAGGCGGTCTTCACCAAGGCAAACGCCGATACGGGCGGCAGCGTCATCAACGCCAGGGTTGAGGAATTCTGCAGGGCAAACCCGCACAGGTTCAAGCTCTTTGACAGTCTCGGCCAGCTTAAGTACCTGAGCTGCCTGAAAAATCTCGACCTGATGCTGGGGAATTCTTCGAGCGGGTTGATTGAGGCACCCTCCTTCGGGCTGCCGGTCGTCAACATCGGCGAACGCCAGAGGGGGCGGATGCGGGCGGCCAATGTGATCGACGCCGATACCTCGACCGAATCGATCGGAGAAGGTATTGGCCGGGCGCTCTCCCACGATTTCAGGGCCGGCCTGGAGACAATGGGCAATCCCTATGACCGGTTCCGGGATGGAAAGACATCGCTGCGGATCAAGGAAAAGCTGAAGACCATAGAACTCTCGGAAGATCTCATCCGGAAAGAGTTCCGGGATTTGGCCTGA
- a CDS encoding nucleotidyltransferase family protein: MITTLMIRNGSRVKDALLQLEETERRTLFVVDGEERLIGTLTDGDIRRWILAEGSLDGTVESICNTMPCLATAGYDLEQIKATMLEKKIGCIPVVNGKREIIEVLLWENVFGEVQAGRQLAPIRLPVVIMAGGKGTRLDPFTRILPKPLIPLGDKTVIETIIDSFVVCGVDKFYISVNYKSKIIKSYFEELGPAYTIEYIYEDKPLGTAGSLRYLCGKIDTPLIVTNCDVIIKADYPDVVKHHLTNDNDITLVASLKNYNIPYGVCEVENGGILSRIREKPEYNFLVNTGLYVVKPETLSFIPENEFFHFTHLIEKVKESGGKVGIYPVSEKSWIDVGEWAEYKKALDTLHLNF, from the coding sequence ATGATTACCACGCTCATGATCAGGAACGGTTCACGGGTCAAGGACGCCTTGCTGCAGCTTGAAGAGACCGAACGAAGAACCCTGTTTGTCGTTGACGGCGAAGAGCGTCTGATCGGCACCCTGACGGACGGCGACATCCGGCGCTGGATTCTGGCGGAAGGAAGTCTCGACGGCACGGTGGAGAGCATCTGCAACACGATGCCGTGCCTTGCAACTGCCGGTTACGATCTGGAACAGATCAAAGCCACGATGTTGGAGAAGAAGATAGGGTGCATTCCGGTCGTCAACGGGAAAAGGGAGATCATCGAGGTCCTGCTCTGGGAGAATGTCTTCGGAGAGGTGCAGGCCGGCCGGCAACTCGCGCCGATCCGCCTGCCGGTCGTCATCATGGCCGGGGGGAAGGGGACCCGGCTCGATCCTTTTACCAGGATACTGCCGAAGCCGCTGATCCCGCTCGGCGACAAGACCGTCATTGAGACCATAATCGATTCATTCGTTGTCTGCGGGGTCGACAAATTTTACATCTCCGTCAACTACAAGTCGAAGATAATCAAATCCTATTTCGAGGAACTGGGCCCTGCCTACACCATCGAGTACATATACGAGGACAAGCCATTGGGGACTGCCGGCAGCCTGCGGTATCTGTGCGGCAAGATCGACACGCCCCTGATCGTGACGAACTGCGACGTCATCATCAAGGCAGACTACCCGGATGTGGTGAAGCACCACCTGACCAACGACAACGACATCACCCTGGTGGCTTCCCTCAAGAACTACAATATCCCGTACGGCGTCTGCGAGGTGGAAAACGGCGGCATCCTGAGCAGGATACGTGAGAAACCCGAATACAACTTCCTGGTAAATACCGGTTTGTATGTGGTTAAACCGGAAACATTGAGCTTCATCCCGGAAAATGAATTTTTCCATTTTACCCATCTTATCGAGAAGGTAAAGGAGTCCGGGGGGAAGGTCGGCATCTACCCGGTCAGCGAAAAGTCGTGGATTGATGTCGGGGAGTGGGCCGAATACAAGAAGGCGTTGGATACCTTGCACCTGAATTTCTGA
- a CDS encoding SDR family oxidoreductase: MKSTYRNMFDLTGKTAIVTGGLGILGRRFCQGLAEFNANVAVVDLDGDKTAEFARELAEEFGIEAEGVSCDVSDPRSVSAMVQRVVERFGNVHILHNNAASKSSDHEAFFAPFENYSLEEWRKVMAVNIDGMFLVAQAVGGRMVLQGTGGSIIQTSSIYGILASDKRIYEGSFYLGRQISNPGVYAASKAAVVGLTKYLAAYWADKGIRVNTLVPAGVESGQNETFKERYAARVPLGRMAQGEEMVGALIYLASDASSYVTGQNIVVDGGLSVW; this comes from the coding sequence ATGAAATCCACCTATAGGAACATGTTCGATCTAACGGGCAAGACCGCGATCGTGACCGGTGGGCTGGGCATTCTCGGCCGCCGTTTCTGCCAGGGGCTGGCCGAGTTCAACGCCAATGTTGCCGTTGTTGATCTGGATGGCGACAAAACGGCGGAATTCGCCCGGGAACTGGCTGAAGAATTCGGGATCGAGGCGGAAGGAGTCTCCTGCGACGTATCGGATCCGCGATCTGTAAGCGCCATGGTGCAGAGGGTGGTGGAGCGGTTCGGCAACGTGCATATCCTGCACAATAACGCTGCTTCCAAGTCGTCTGATCATGAGGCTTTTTTCGCGCCGTTCGAAAATTATTCCCTTGAGGAGTGGCGCAAGGTCATGGCGGTCAACATTGACGGCATGTTTCTGGTCGCCCAGGCGGTGGGAGGCCGGATGGTACTCCAGGGGACAGGCGGAAGCATCATCCAGACGTCTTCCATCTATGGCATCCTTGCCTCTGACAAGAGAATTTACGAGGGTTCCTTCTATCTGGGGCGACAGATCAGCAATCCGGGGGTCTATGCCGCCTCCAAGGCTGCGGTTGTCGGATTGACGAAATACCTGGCGGCCTATTGGGCCGATAAGGGGATCAGGGTCAATACCCTCGTTCCCGCCGGTGTCGAGAGCGGGCAGAATGAAACCTTCAAGGAGCGCTACGCCGCACGCGTCCCCCTCGGCCGCATGGCGCAGGGCGAAGAAATGGTCGGTGCCTTGATCTATCTGGCTTCGGATGCATCGAGTTATGTGACGGGGCAGAATATCGTGGTGGATGGAGGACTGAGCGTGTGGTGA
- a CDS encoding Gfo/Idh/MocA family protein, producing MIRLGMIGVSEGNGHPFSFSSIINGYSDAGLAASGWPVIYDYVRRRDPSEFGIDGVGVTHCWSQDPHVTKRLCEACLIPHAVSRPEDMIGNVDAVIIARDDYENHFDMAIPFLKAGMHVFVDKPLSLSISELATLGEYLRNGKLMSCAGMRYAKELDEPRAALNEYGDIRLIRGTILNSWEKYGIHLVDAISNVVRSRAVSVVALDAPHTSVAVQMDDGSLLQLDALGDVTKCFRVDFFGTRKISSHEITDNFSMFSRMLWHFCQSIKEGRPAIDPEETLGAMRLLMAGRMSQSQGRKVFLHEIHL from the coding sequence ATGATCCGGCTCGGCATGATAGGGGTGAGTGAGGGCAATGGTCACCCGTTTTCGTTTTCCTCGATCATAAACGGTTATTCGGATGCCGGGCTGGCCGCTTCCGGATGGCCCGTGATCTACGACTACGTACGGCGCCGTGATCCATCCGAATTCGGCATCGACGGGGTTGGGGTGACCCATTGCTGGAGCCAGGACCCGCACGTAACAAAAAGGCTGTGCGAAGCCTGCCTGATTCCCCATGCGGTCTCCCGCCCCGAGGATATGATCGGCAACGTGGATGCGGTGATCATCGCCCGCGACGACTACGAAAATCACTTCGACATGGCAATCCCTTTTCTGAAGGCAGGCATGCACGTCTTCGTCGACAAGCCCCTGAGTCTCTCCATCTCCGAACTGGCGACCTTGGGAGAATATCTGAGGAACGGAAAACTCATGTCCTGTGCGGGCATGCGCTACGCCAAAGAGCTCGACGAGCCGCGGGCCGCGCTGAACGAGTATGGGGATATCCGCCTGATTCGCGGGACCATCCTCAATTCATGGGAGAAATACGGGATTCATCTCGTGGACGCCATCTCCAATGTCGTCCGTTCCCGGGCCGTTTCGGTGGTCGCACTCGATGCGCCCCATACCTCGGTTGCCGTCCAGATGGATGACGGGTCGCTCCTGCAACTCGACGCCCTTGGGGATGTGACGAAATGCTTCCGCGTCGATTTTTTCGGGACCAGGAAGATTTCCTCCCATGAGATCACCGATAATTTTTCCATGTTCAGCAGGATGTTATGGCACTTCTGCCAATCCATCAAGGAGGGCAGGCCCGCCATTGACCCGGAGGAAACGCTCGGAGCCATGCGGCTTCTCATGGCGGGCAGGATGTCCCAATCCCAGGGGAGGAAGGTCTTTTTGCATGAAATCCACCTATAG
- a CDS encoding polysaccharide deacetylase family protein: MPRKITIVMYHFVRDLKHSRYPGIKGLDLQDFVGQVGYMRAHYTPITMEELIHAARTKGYELPPKALLLTFDDGYIDHFTNVFPVLDRYGIQGCFFPPAKAVTKHLVLDVNKIHFVLASVTDKARIIQTIFSDISENQSGYALDRPESYYERLAVAGRYDTADVVFIKRILQKGLPEELRARMVDKLFAEFVTGDEAAFARELYMDAEQLECMRRNGMFIGSHGYDHYWLDSLSKEEQEREIDLSLEFLGGIGCDLENWVMCYPYGGYNDSLLSILAMKGCRIGLSVSVGIADLERENPLALSRLDTNDLPKRNDAGLHEWTRKIMV, encoded by the coding sequence ATGCCCAGAAAAATCACCATTGTCATGTATCACTTCGTACGGGATCTGAAACATTCCCGATATCCCGGGATCAAAGGGTTGGATCTGCAGGATTTTGTCGGCCAGGTCGGCTACATGCGTGCGCACTATACCCCCATAACGATGGAGGAGCTTATTCATGCGGCTCGGACGAAGGGGTACGAATTGCCGCCGAAGGCGCTTCTGTTAACCTTTGATGACGGCTATATCGATCATTTCACCAACGTATTCCCTGTTCTCGACAGATACGGAATACAGGGGTGTTTTTTCCCGCCGGCCAAGGCGGTCACCAAGCATCTCGTGCTCGATGTGAACAAGATCCATTTTGTTCTCGCATCGGTAACCGACAAGGCACGAATCATCCAAACAATCTTCTCCGACATCAGCGAAAACCAGTCAGGATACGCTCTCGACCGGCCTGAATCCTACTATGAAAGACTGGCGGTGGCGGGCCGCTACGATACGGCGGATGTCGTTTTCATCAAGAGGATACTGCAGAAGGGGCTTCCGGAAGAACTCAGGGCAAGGATGGTCGACAAGCTGTTCGCCGAGTTTGTTACCGGCGACGAGGCTGCCTTTGCCAGGGAATTATACATGGACGCGGAGCAACTCGAGTGCATGCGGAGAAACGGCATGTTCATCGGAAGCCACGGCTATGACCACTACTGGCTGGACTCGCTTTCAAAAGAGGAACAGGAACGGGAGATCGATCTCTCGCTGGAGTTCCTGGGCGGCATCGGGTGTGACCTCGAAAACTGGGTAATGTGCTATCCGTATGGTGGTTACAATGATTCCCTGCTTTCGATTCTGGCCATGAAAGGATGCCGGATCGGTTTATCGGTAAGCGTCGGGATCGCGGATTTGGAGCGCGAGAATCCTTTGGCTCTTTCGCGGCTTGATACCAATGACCTGCCGAAGAGAAACGATGCCGGGCTCCATGAGTGGACCAGAAAAATCATGGTCTGA